In Pyrenophora tritici-repentis strain M4 chromosome 6, whole genome shotgun sequence, the DNA window AATTGGCCAGAATACTGAAAATTCGATTGGAGCTTTCAGTAAATGCGAGTGAGTCGTTCTGAAAGAAATAGTCATCAAGACCCTCTATCCACCACGCATTTCCACAGTGGTGCGTCGGTCGCTCTAGTGGGATTTTAAACGATTCTAAACATACCATCTGGTCACATACATAGAATACTGCTTTTTCGTTGAGAACTAGCCTTCGGGCTGCAAGAAAGCCTTCTTGGTATGTCCACGCTCTTTTAGCCCATGCGCTTTGTTTGACTTCGTACAGAGGGCTGAATATTTCAGTAAATTCTGTATCCTTATCTAGTTTACACCTGTGCTGCGGTGTTCGGGTGTGTTACTGACGCCCGGTAATCCATGGTAGACCGAGtcaccagcagcagcaatgaTGACTAATTGGGATTGCGAGTAGATGTAGTCCATTGCTCGAATTTGATCTTGCTTTTCAGCTAAGTCATTCTGGTTGATACACTACAAAAAACGGTTAGCCGAAGAACACTAAACACAGTTCCACGCAACATACCACTTGATCGACCCAGAGATATCGATGGCCGATATTTGAAGTGACTGTGATGGCATCTCGGATAGTTGGCGGGAAGTGATCAAAGTTTTCTTTTGGATCCCTGGTACTGCCCCATACATATGACAGGGTAACGTATGTGAAGTCAGAGTCCTGTGGTGCGGATATGACCTGCAAAGTTTCACAGTCGATGACCTTGAAACCGGGGATAGTCTGTCGCAGGACAGCATGACAGGAATGTGAATGATGAGATTTGCAACTTTCCAACCAGTTTAAAACAGCTTCATAGTCAATGATATTGGGGTCAACAATACGGGTTGCTGGAGTGCTGGAAGTGTCGTGAAGTTTTGATATGCTCCAAATATCTTCATGTCTTATGCCACCGAAGTACGTGCACATACGAACAAGTGGTATATGCCGTATACCCGCATTCAGGGGATATTTCTCACTGTTGAACGAATCAGTCGATGCTGTTGGACGTTCGGCAAGGCGACAGGTACATCCCACTATGAGCTCTCTTAGAGAGTCTTTATCATCGGAGGTGATATCTCTATCGATACTGTCCTCACATGCCCACATTGGACACATTGGACAATCTGATTCCAACAGTTCCTTGGTAGATTCAGGGATCCTGAACAAATGGGGTTTGGCACCACCACAGAGCGAATGATCTTCCCAAATAAGTCGCGGCCAATCAACAACGGAACAACGGTGGCAAAGGTCGCCTTGACGACGCCTTTCCTTAGCCTTGATAGAGGAGAGCTGGGTATTCATACTGAACTCGGTTCCATGTCCGAGGCTGAACGGGGAATGTCTCTTGAGCAATGGAGTGTGGTTGGGTCAACTTTTGGAGCGATGCACGGCGCAGAACTGGCCAGTGTGTTGAGCCAGATACAAGAGCCGCACGAGATTCGTGACGATAGCCCATAGAAAGAAAGGGTGCATGTGAATAGATGGTAGGAAACAGCGCACCACAGCCTTATGTATGGATTAGGCAGCCACCCCGCTTACCAAGAAACTCGTGGCTTTTCGCGCTAGACCCAGTGTATACAAAACGCATTGAACATGCCAACCTACAAGACATCATAAGACAGATAGTGCGCTTCTTATTCATAATCGAGTACGACAAGACATACGTCAAGGTATATACTCTGACCGTAGCTTGACATTGCATACCCAACGCCACAAATTCATAGGTATCTTGAAAACGGGTCATAACCAAACGCCTGCTGCCACGACGTAACGACCACCCAGATCAATAGAACGCCTTCGCCACGTACAATACATGAAACTGTTCTGCGCCATCTCAAATATACAACCGTATAGTATATCACATTCGGCTCACATGGTCCGCCAAAAGTAGTTTGTGTAAAAGTGACGTGAGAACTTGGGGTCGATGTTTACAACGTGCACGTCGCCCTTTGCTGCGTTTCGGATGACGGCCTTATTGTACTCGCCAGTCGTAGGGTCGGCTTCGACGTCGATGCCAAGAGTGCGGTAAAGCTTCAGTTTTAGACTAGGATATTGTTAGCGAGCGTCATCTACCACCATCACATCCCATGGTGGACTGGTGGAGGGATTCACTTACACAGTAGCATCCTCGCCCGCCCTAGGTTCAACGCCGCCTTCCACACCTTCCTCTTCCAACTCGCTAGCCACGTTCCCAAGCCTTGCCAAATCACTTTGCAACCTCTCGCCCTCAATCTCCAAATCGCTTGCTTGTTTCGCAATCTTGAACTTTTCGGTATCTAACCTCAAGATTTCTGCTGCATGGTTGGTTGGATTGTGTTGTGATAAGGTGTGGTTGTGGTTCGCCGAAAGGGTTTGATGTGTCCGGTTTAGTGCGCTGAGGGAGGATTGAATGGACCGTAGGTGTTGTGTGCGGAATTCGCTGAGTGTGCTAAGCGATTCATTGATGCGATGAAGTGACGTCTTGTCGTTTGCAATCTTAAAGTGTGAGGTGCATTGCGCAATGAGCTGGAACGTGTTAGCGATGGTTGGTTCCAGGGGGTTTGGAGATGGGAGCATACGGCAGCCGGATCTTCGTCGAGAAGCATTTTGGTAGAGTATTGTGTGTTTTTTGAGAATGGTTGAGACGCTGGTTCTGTTCAAACTGGTATGCGATGTATGCGCAACTCTGTCTATCTGAGTGGTGGTGTTTGCGTGTATATGAGACGGTGTGGTGTTGATGGTCTTGTTTGCATGGTCTGTGCTGACGTCGCGTGCATGGCAACCACGAACGAAGTGGCGGAAGGCGCGCCAGGTCCATGCAGCCGCAAGGCGTACGTCACCGACGGTTCACGAGACAGCCTGTATTAACGCCCGACACCTGCAACTCAGTCTTCCcgaggatagcgatagccgCCTACATTGCACATAATTTTCTGCTCTTCTTGCGCATCATAACGAGCCATGCCGCCGTCATTACCATGTGAGTGGGATACCGATTTTTTTGGGCCGACGAACGCTCATTCCCATTAGATGCCGCCGACGTAGAGTCGCCGCTCAAGCCAGAGGAGCTGCAAGTTCTGCGAGCGCAGTACGAGAAAGAGGGTGAATATGTTGGTCTGCAGACAAAGTTCAACTATGCATGGGTACGTACGACTTCCCCGCTTCTCGTCACCCGCGGTGTCATATAATACTGGACATACCAATGTaaaaaagccactgtagtcACCAAACACATCTATTGGGTGCTTATCCACACTGTCCAGTATGTATTGTATGGCGCCCGGGTGCAGTCTTGAATTTGCATGCGCACGCCTCCAGCCGCAACGACAAAGCTCATGGCATCATTCTAGGGTCTTATCAAATCCACGTCCCGTCCCGACCAACAAGAGGGTGTGCGCTTGCTCTCCGAGATCTTTCGCAACTCGCGGGAGCGTCGGCGCGAATGTCTTTACTACCTCGCCCTCGGCAACTACAAGCTCGGCAACTACGCAGAAGCCCGACGGTATAATGAGCTTCTGCTAGAGCTGGAGCCCGCAAATCTGCAAGCCGGAAGTTTGAAGAGCCTGATCGACGAAAAGGTTGCGAAGGAGGGACTGGTAGGCGCTGCGATTGTGGGAGGCATCGTGGTAGCGGCGGGGGTGGTGGGGAGCTTGCTGCTGAGAGGCGGTCCGCGAAGGAACTGAACAATGACGGCCATGGGAAAGTCGATTGTCGCCAGCTTCAGCGCCAGGTGAAGGACGGCCAAGACAGACTTTGCGACGTGAATACATGCACAGGCGTTGGTGGGGTTTATACCTTTGGCCAGGCTAGTACAACGTCATGGCATTTTGAATATCTGTACATACAAGGCTCTCCTACTGAAGTTCGCGACTGTGCCTAAAACGTTACGTGGTGCTCTTAGACCGTCCACAGCTATGTGCGATGCTATCTTTTGCTGCTGCGATAGATTTGGTGGATTCGCCCAGAATCCGAtagaagctgagagaagccGATAGACGTCTGAACAAACGCAGTCAGAGTAAGACAATCAACCCGTATCTTTTGACAAAAGAAGACAAAGAGATATTGCTCGCATCGCTCTTCCATCATCTCTCCTATTGTCACAATTATTCGCTCTAGAGTGCAAGCGCTGATGCAGCTGCGACCCATCTGACGATATCGCGGGACAAATCGCTGGACCCTGCTTGACCAACAACGTCATTCCCGCTCTGACAGCTCACACATCGAATGCCCAAATCCCGCCGCAACTCGCGCCTTGGAAATCAATCCACAACATACTCGCACTCGGCTTCTGCGCACCTTCTGTTCCCCCGCCGCATACCTGCCTACAGTTGTAGGTCGCCACACCCTCACTGGTGCAAACAACCGCGCATGACAGGGTTCTGAACTCACCCAAGGTCCGCGCCTGCTCCCGACCAGCTTGGTAGGTCTATCTATTGGTCAAATGTCGCTTCCTTTCTGACTGACTTGGCCTAGCTCCCttcactctctctccatcCCATCCTAGATCCTATACACGATACACCCCACGTCGGCCATCATGGACCAGTCGAGTAATCAGGATGCGCCGTCGCAGAACCAGCGGTCAGGTCACCGCGACATGATGTTTTGCCACGAATGCAACGACGAGTGGTATCGGGACGAACATGGCCTCTCGTGTCCAGAATGCGGCTCAGACTTCACAGAGATCGTGAGTTCCGGCCGCCAGATGCAGCTTCCGACTCAACAGACGAGATGAAGCCGACATGCACCAACCGCCGCTAATCCCGCGCAGATAGAAGATAACAACGACCCGAGAGACACGACCATGTTTGGTCACGACGGCGACGACACCAACTCTCTACCTGATCTCGAGGACGCGCTACCCCACCTACATCAGCACAACCCATGGCAAAACGATGACCCTGAGGAGGGAGATATTAGTAATATCCACTTTACCCAGACGGCGCCCGGAAGGTACAACCTACAGGCCACCGTTACCCGCTCTGTATCTCCCCAGGGTGGCCTTGCGCCGGGATCAATAGGCGGCTTCATGGCTATGTTGAACGGGTTGACTGGAGCGGCATTACGACCCCAAGGTCAAGCAGGTCAGACCGAGGGGCCGTTTTCGAGGTCGCCTCCTGGTACTGGAGAGAACCCCAACCAAACCGCATTTCAAGAAGCCCAAAATCAAGGCGCACAAGGAGGACCCCAGATTCACGGAGGAAGATTCACGTATCGTGGTGGCGCTAGGATCTTTCCTAGGGATGGAAACGCTGCTGGACGGGCCGAGCCTGTGGACGAGATGACAAAGTAAGCAAAGTAAGCTCTATATATGGATTGGTAATGGCTAATCACACAAATAGCATCGTGACAGGTCTAATGGCAGCGTTCGGTGCGCCACCTGGTCACATTCATG includes these proteins:
- a CDS encoding mitochondria fission 1 protein, coding for MPPSLPYAADVESPLKPEELQVLRAQYEKEGEYVGLQTKFNYAWGLIKSTSRPDQQEGVRLLSEIFRNSRERRRECLYYLALGNYKLGNYAEARRYNELLLELEPANLQAGSLKSLIDEKVAKEGLVGAAIVGGIVVAAGVVGSLLLRGGPRRN
- a CDS encoding HET domain containing protein, whose protein sequence is MNTQLSSIKAKERRRQGDLCHRCSVVDWPRLIWEDHSLCGGAKPHLFRIPESTKELLESDCPMCPMWACEDSIDRDITSDDKDSLRELIVGCTCRLAERPTASTDSFNSEKYPLNAGIRHIPLVRMCTYFGGIRHEDIWSISKLHDTSSTPATRIVDPNIIDYEAVLNWLESCKSHHSHSCHAVLRQTIPGFKVIDCETLQVISAPQDSDFTYVTLSYVWGSTRDPKENFDHFPPTIRDAITVTSNIGHRYLWVDQVCINQNDLAEKQDQIRAMDYIYSQSQLVIIAAAGDSVYHGLPGVSNTPEHRSTGVN
- a CDS encoding RING-finger-containing ubiquitin ligase, with translation MDQSSNQDAPSQNQRSGHRDMMFCHECNDEWYRDEHGLSCPECGSDFTEIIEDNNDPRDTTMFGHDGDDTNSLPDLEDALPHLHQHNPWQNDDPEEGDISNIHFTQTAPGRYNLQATVTRSVSPQGGLAPGSIGGFMAMLNGLTGAALRPQGQAGQTEGPFSRSPPGTGENPNQTAFQEAQNQGAQGGPQIHGGRFTYRGGARIFPRDGNAAGRAEPVDEMTNIVTGLMAAFGAPPGHIHVYPHPQGGAQGMFGGEHNHVPGEQFAGNPILQLFSTMGIMGPAGNNLGDFVYSQEGLDRIVSQLMEQTATSNAPGPATQNDIDALPRKEVTEDMLGDEHKAECSICMDEVNIGEQVTLLPCKHWFHHPCISAWLREHDTCPHCRKGITKGGEGQSNNPASAEPQADRTSHMPGSFNPDSPPDNQGNSSGNANAESGNDGISDRIRRGLFGSPQ
- a CDS encoding kinetochore protein spc24, whose translation is MLLDEDPAALIAQCTSHFKIANDKTSLHRINESLSTLSEFRTQHLRSIQSSLSALNRTHQTLSANHNHTLSQHNPTNHAAEILRLDTEKFKIAKQASDLEIEGERLQSDLARLGNVASELEEEGVEGGVEPRAGEDATVLKLKLYRTLGIDVEADPTTGEYNKAVIRNAAKGDVHVVNIDPKFSRHFYTNYFWRTM